A segment of the Butyrivibrio fibrisolvens genome:
TACGTCAGCTTCTATAGCTGCTTTTGCAAGAAGATCCTTAGGGAGCTTTGGCTCTTCAAGCATTCCCGGAACCTTACCTTCCTTATACTGCTTCTCAACATTTTCTTTGTAAAAAGAAGCTGTTTCTTCATATACAGATACGCAGTCAGGAAGAGCTTTAAATCCATCATAGATGTTGTGGATAAATGACACAGTAACATCACCTGATCCGCCGCCACCTTTAACAAAGTCAAAGGTTCCTTTTCCAAACAACGCAACCTTGCTTCCCTGTGCAAGCGGAAGGATCTTGTCATCATTTTTAAGAAGAACCATGCCCTCTTTTGCTGCATTCTTAGAAAGCTCTATATGCGCTTCACTCTCTGTAACCCTCTCTTTTCCCTCATAAAGAGGAAGATTGGGAAGGTAGTTAATTCTACTCCACTTATTCATGAATTGCCTCCATTAAAATCAATAGTTTACATTTTTCGGAACGAACTTTTTCTGATTTGGCACATTTTTCGGAACGAACTTTTTTCATATCTTATTTCATTACAAGTACTTTGAATTGTAATTACTCGTCCCAGCCCTCTGTATATCTGAAATGAACACAGATATTTCTTACGAACTCTCCATCTGAAAGATTAAGTTCGGATTCGTCTGACACAGATGGAAGCTGCGGTGAATCTTCTTCTGTAAGTTCTACTCTGATAAAGTCATATAATACCGCCTGCGCATCGTCTATTGCTGTATTAATATCATTTCCTTCAAAAGTAACTTTATCAAGGTCAG
Coding sequences within it:
- a CDS encoding type II toxin-antitoxin system HicB family antitoxin gives rise to the protein MTFIYPSVIKEENGVFKGFFPDLDKVTFEGNDINTAIDDAQAVLYDFIRVELTEEDSPQLPSVSDESELNLSDGEFVRNICVHFRYTEGWDE